A stretch of DNA from Ranitomeya variabilis isolate aRanVar5 chromosome 1, aRanVar5.hap1, whole genome shotgun sequence:
gcggaccacagaacggaagactggggaggagatcggtggcggggcagatcagggttttcagccatggccgatgatattgcagcatcggccatggctggattgtaatatttcaccataggtgaaatattacaaattgttctgattggctgttgcactttcaacccctgggctgaagtaccactccccctgttcctgtaggtcgggtgaaattggagttaaccctttcacccggcctgcagggacgcgatcattctgttacACAGCAtacgcgtcacaggtcagattgtcaccgattttcatgacgcatacgctgtgtcacaggtcggggaggggttaaaggaatgtatttatgggaacaattttttttttttttaaacatttacaaattttttttttaatttgtcccaggggtgacatcactgtatagtgacagatcgctgatatgacactttgcagagcactgtgtcagatcagcgatctgacgtgccctgctcctggcttaccagcgcctgctctgagcaggcacttggtaagccacctccctgcaggatccagaagtagccctgcggccattttggatctggggcttgcagggaggagacgctcggtagaaggtgagcacatcaccttgtaccgatcgtctcacggaagcacgcagggagccccctccctgcacgatgcttccctgtaccgccggaacgctgcaatcatgtttgatcgcagtgtgtcggggattaatgtgccaggagcggtctgtgaccccccgtgagcgcggccgatcgcatatgacgtactaccccgtcactgggaattaagtcccaggtcaccttgacgggatagtacgtcatatgggattaatgaGAGTTTTGTGTAGTTTCCTGGTCATTTacccaaaattttatttttattattcactGAGCCGCTTATCACTGTTGGGGTAACATGTCACAAggcatcatgctggaaaaagcattgttcatcaccaaatagCTCCTGGATCATCGTGTGAGGTTGCTTTTGGAGGAGGTTTAGATGCCATTCTTCATTCATCGCAATGTTCTCAGACAAAATAATGAATGATTCCCTCCATCGTTGTAAAGTTTTGTTTTATGGCAGGGAATTAAGGAATGTGTTCACATTAGTCATCATGGCTAGACTTCTTAAAACAGTTTAAAAGGAAGAGAGCAGTATAATGGCAACCCACCGTACCCAATAGGGTGGTCCATGAGgagaaccagcacctgcctccttcCTCCTCTTCAGTTTAAGTTTCCTACCATAGTTGTTTACTGTCGTAGCAACTCTCCAAGACATTATTGCTTATTTTCAGATCGATTTTATTCCATTGCCCAACCACAAATTGGTTTTCCACAATGATACCCATGATTTGTGCAAATGGCACCTGAGCCAGGTATGATGTTAGCACTGCACCAAACCTaacaaaggccatttctaaaatcatTCACTACTCCCAACCCAGGCCAAACCCTATTTGCACTTTACCACTTTTCTTTATGCTCACTGTTCTCACCCTGAAGCTTCCACTTACCGTACAGTCCATCATTTCTCTCCCTGCATGCTATCTCCAGCTCCGCACCTCAGCTGTGCTGTAGTGTCTGCAAGAGTCCTGTTACAGTGCTCTAGTCCTCTTCATGTGTTTGCATGGGAATAAATCAAGCATGGTCATTGTGCCTCCTAGGCAAGATACAAAAATTTGTGATGTGCCCTCACCACCACTTAAGTCAGTTTCTGTATTAAAACATTTCATATTCTAAGCTTGGTAAATAAAATAAGATTTCCCTTACATGACACTGGCCAAGCAGGAGGCATCATCcaggtaaaaggaaaaaaaatcaaaacacttagggtatgtgtacacgctgcggtttttactgtggatccgcagcggatttgacgctgcggatccgcagcagttttccatgcggtgtacagtaccatgttaccgtatggaaaaccaaaaccgctgtgcccacattgcagaaaaagccgcgcggaattgctgcggaaaaaaaggaccatgtcacttctttctgcggattgcacagcggttttcaacatgcaccaataggaaagtgctgttgaaaacccgcagaagaaaccgcaggaaaatccgcagtgaaaaccacagcggttttgcactgcggattttccaattccGCAGAGGAAAAATCCGCAGCGTTTGCACGGGGCCTTACCCCTCCAGAAAAAGTTACTCCTTTCTGCACATCTTGACCTAgtagcacatgaaggactgttgacATACTAACATTTAAAGGATGAGACCACCACTGCGCCTGTCAATTGCCAAACCAACTCATCAACCAAATCATGTCACTGCAGAGTCTCCTTCATATTTTGTAGCCATAACTGCTGGCATCCTTATGAAGATGCCCTGGGGACCACTTTTTTAGTCCCAGGCTATGCCTTCATAAAGGCCTGTTTGCACATATACAATTAATAAGGGAGACAACCATGCATGTCTTAAGTTCATTTATTACAAAATCTTTACACCAGTATAACCCACGTTTGGTGTCCTTATAACCGTCACATGTACTATGAATATATGCCTATTGTAGGTCAGAAGTGACTGAATTCTAATTCTGCCATATTTGAGACTCCGTGTTATGACGAGCCGTTACTTGCTACACTGCCTCAGCTTTGCATCTGCTTGCTTGAGGGAAATCCACGTATTCAGAGTACAGGAGCGCAGCTTAGACCAAACCAGATGATCTTTCAGGCCAAATATTTGTGCTGCAAACTGAGCGGCCGCCTCTGGAGACAACACGGTAGAACAGCCCAGCCCTGTGAGGAGACAGGAGGACATGGTCACTGCTCAGACACGTACAATGATACCACCATGATCCTGAGGATTTACTTACCGCTGGGCATTCGCAGAGATGACCAGACGTCCTGGGCCCCCCAGTCAGCAGTGAGCGGTGGGCAGTTAATAACAGGATACGCTGTATTTCCAGAGAGGACAGGACCCAAACCATTACTTCTACCAGCAACCGCAACAAACACTGTGGGAATGCCATCTCCTAGGAGAAATACGAGATCATGCAGTGGGCAAGTGTCATATTGGGGCACCTACACTTGGTACTTGGGCAACATTTAAGTTTTATGCATTACAGGCAACTAGTTTACTCATAACTATAAAAGGTCCTGCTGGTCACATCTAATGCTTTAAGTACAGAGACTGACTCTGGAGAATTATGGCCTCATACAAGGCCCTATTTGCTTCCAGAGAAGCAGTTTAGGGGACGAATACCTAAAGAATGGGACTTCCTGTTAGCTCTTGCACAGCCTCAGAAGCATGTTACGGCTTTATTTAAGCTACGAGGAAGAAAGGACGATGGCAGCGGAAAGCAAGTTTTCCCCTATGCCCCCTTTAAATCCCTTACTTGCCCATTTATCCATTATGCTTTTGGGGGTTCAAGGACCTTCGTATAATCAAAACTTAAATTCTCATTGAATAACTCCTTCAGGCAGCATTGGTAGAAGTCATATGAAAGACCAGCAAAGTTTAATAAGCCTTAACGTTTGATAGCTGCTTCCAATACCcccatatttgaaaaaaaaaaaaaaaaaattaaaaaaaatttgacaATTGGTTAAAATTTCCAATTGTCAGACAGAACAGCAAAAGCAAACCTTTTGATCTGCAGAGTTGGTGGAGACCACTTAAGATCTTACCTTCATACTCTGCCTTTATTCTCAGCGTCTCATCAGGTCCTTTGTGAGCAGACGTCACCCTCAGTTCACACGGGATGCCATAATTTGCACAGGATTTCTTAATCTTTTCACAGTGCGCTAGGTCAGAAATTGACCCCATCAACACAACAACCCGTCCTTGGCCATCACTAGTCAGCAGCAGCTGAGGAAAGACAACGCGAGATACAGATCGATGTAGTTACTGAGAAGAGCACAGAACAGACCATTGTTACAGTTACAACTCTGGCAAGGTTTCAGGAAACATTTTAGATTTTCCTTGACAGATATTTTTGTGCATAAAGATGAAAGCGGTACATAAAGTTACCCCCAGGAGACAAACTTTTTGCCAGCAAAGCAAACAAAAGCGGGATTTCTGAATGCAAGAAGTACACAGCAACACCAGCAGTTATAGGGGAGAGGAACCACAACATTACCTCCACTTTGTCTGCAACCCACTCAAAGTTTCTTTTGACCATCTGCATGGCCTCTGGGGTAATCTCCTTCAGATCGCGGTAAGTCTGGGGAGGAAACCCACGACACAAGTTAGTTATTAACATTCCTTCTGCCAACTCTTACCATTATGAATGTTGGAAGTCAGGTGAATACCTGTTTATCCTTCTGCTGGGTCTTATCACCCGAGGGCCACAGACGCCACGAGTCATTATCAATCACATCAGCCAGGACAATTTCTTTTTTGGTCACATCCACACCAAACTCAATCTAAGTTTAGAAATTCAGATATCAGCATTTTATTAACGTTAAAGGTGCTAACCGCGAGACCTAGAAACATCCTAACCTTCATGTCCACTAAGGTGCAGTCTTGTGTGGACCATGTTTTTTCCAGAATTTCAAAGATGGCCGCTGTGGAATGGTTCATAATGTCCACCTCCGCCTGGCCAATCACAAGGCCAGCACAGTTTAGTTTGGCTGCAATCAGCTGCTCTTCAGACCATTGAGGGTCATTATTGGCATCatcctaaaaatatatatattttttattttcaattctAGGCAATGCAGAAATATTGCACCTGTACATGCAGTTTTCTGAAGACTAAATGGAAGTACAGGACGGAAGCCCCTAAAACACAAACCTTGAAAAACATCTCCACTTTAGGGGGATAAAATTTATATCCTTCCGGTACCCCAGGATTTCTCTTCAGGAAGGAGCCAGTGGCTATTCTCCTGCACACCCACTCTATAGGGATCATCTCACAGTGAGTGGCAATGAAGCCAGTCGCACTGCACTTCTTCACGAATGCTGTCTTTATACCTGAGGGGGGAAATAATTCATCCATCATAATATTCGTTAGATGCAAGAACAATTATTGAAGATAAAAACATGCCTGCCCCACCACCACGAGTGATGCCTGCcgcctacagtgccttgcgaaagtatctggcccccttgaacttttcccacatatcacactttaaacaaagataccaaatgtacatttttggtcaagaatcaacaacaaggggaacaattgtgaagttgaacgaaatttattggtcatttaaaaatttttgggaaattcaaaaactgaatagtgggacgtgcaatattattcggcccctttactttcagtgcagcaaactcactccagaagttcattgtggatctctgaatgatccaatgttgtcctaaatgcctaatgatgataaatataatccacctgtgtgtaatcaagtctccatataaatgcacctgctctgtgatagtctcagggttctgtttgaagcacagagaacatcatgaagaccaaggaacacaacaggcaggtccgtgatactgatgtggagaagtttaaagccggatttggatacaaaatgatttccaaaactgtaaacatcccaagaagcaatgtgcaagcgatcatattgaaaaggaaggagtatcataccactgcaaatctactaagacccagccgtccccctaaactttcatctcaaacgaagagaagactgatcagagatgcagcctagaggcccatgatcactctggatgaactggagagatctacagctgaggtgggacagtctgtccataggacaacagtcatacactgcacaaatctggcctttatggaagagtggcaagaagaaagccatttctcaaagatatccataaaaatattttgtttaaagtttgcaacaagccacctgggagacacaccaaacatgtagaaggtgctctgctcagatgaaacaaacaaaaaaaaccctaactttttggcaacaatgccaaatgatatgtttggcgttaaggcaacagagctcatcaccctgaacacaccattcccactgtcaaacatggtggtggcagcatcatggtttgggcctgcttttcttcagcagggacagggaacatggctaaaattgatgggaagatggatggagccaaatacagaaccattcttgaagataacctgttggagtctgcaaaagacctgagactggaacggagatttgtcttccaacaagacaatgatcccaaacaaagaaaattctacaatggaatggttcacaaataaacgtatccaggtgttagaatggccaagacaaagtccagacctcaatccaatcgagaatctgtggaaagagctgaaaactgctgttcacaaacgatctccatcaaacctcactgagctcgagctgtttgccgaggaagaatgggcaagaatttcagtctcttgatgtacaaaactgatagagacataccccaagcgacttgcagctgtaatcgcaacaaaagatggcgcaacaaagtattaagttaattaaagggtccgaataatattgcaagccccacttttcagtttttgaatttccacaaaaatgtacaataaccaatacattttgttcaacttcacaattgtgttccacttgttgattctttaccaaaaatttacatttagtcccctctataagttgtaaagcgctgcggaatatgttggcgctatataaataaaaattaattattattatattatttagtatctttatgtttgaagcatgatatgtgggaaaaggttgaaaagttccaggggggcgaatacttttgcaaggcactgtgtgtGCCAGCTACACCCACATATCATGTAAGGTAAATCCTAGGTCTGACAACAAGAAAACCAAGATTAATTTACAAGGTCCACAGGTTTATAGCGTGTAGTGATCCCTGTAGTGGCCATTAAACCACCAGTCATTCAGGCCGTGTACATCCAAGGAGAAAAGGTGATTGGCGCACATTGGCCATATAGATATGGCAGCCATCTCCACATCAGCAGTGTGCAATACATGGAGAAGGAATGCGACCATTCACAATGGCAGCTCCACATATTGCAGATGTAGCCATGTTTGGAGTCCACACTGAATTCAATGAGGTGCTAGTGACAGGAGTGGGCTCCCAAAATATTGTAGAAATATTCACTGCACACTCAGGTCACGCAAAAGTTTAGAAATTATTCTGGTGGCACACACAATTGGAGATATACACAGCCTCTTGGTTGCAACACGTCGATACATAGAACACAGTGGATTACATGAAaacagatgggaaaaaaaaaaaagtattacaaaCAAGTTGTAAGTATAGAATATAGGAAATGGTATATACATAGATCCAAGGTCAATGTATGGTGCGTAGGTGACAGGTTTCATAACATGGGGGTTGTAGATACACATTAGAAAGGTCAAATAGGAAGTCACAGTGACATGACCTCCTGGAAGGGTTACAAGAACTTTACAAAACAAGGGTTTGAGAAAATCGTGTTAGCACATGTCTAAGAGAGGATACGTACACCAGCAACATCTCCAATTGTGTGTACCACCAGAAGTTCTACATGAATTGAGTGTGCAGAGAATATTTCTACAGTCCATAGTGTAGAGGTCTTATTGCACACAGGAGTGCTGCTCTTCCACGCTTTATACTGTACGAACACTTGCACCAGTCCACAGTTTGCATTTCTCTACTGCAGAGCCGAACTCTCTCATGCCACATCCAACTTACATTTTTGCATTTCCTCTTTTTCCTCCCCTTGTTCCAGAGACATaacttatttttctgtccacattgaTGAAAGACACCACAGTGTACTAGAAAAATGGGGATATTAGACAATAAAACCTCTTCCACCACCTGTCACCGTTATTGTTAGCccacttaggggacttgaagccatGATCGTCTGATTGCTGGTGCTATATCCAGCAATGCAACAGAAATCAGTCTGCTTTGAAGCCACAGGCAGGGTTTTAGAGCTCCATAAGGACAGGAACAGAGGGTTTGatgacccccggctgtcatgataACCCACGATCACATCACTGGCTCACCAATGGGCTGAGGTAACGACATGCATGTATGCTGGCAAGTGTTAAATACATCTACCAATCTCTGACAGTATCTGTTAATCACAGGCTCCACTCACGATTGTTAGCAGCAAGTCCTAGCTGCAATACACAGCCATCGCCTGCTGGGTATGGGGTGGGCTCGCTGCGGGAGCCCGCGCCATACTCCTGCTGTACATGCACGGTGGAAGTCATgatgtgcttaaagggaatctgtcagcaagcttTTGCAATGTAATCGgaggacatcatttttttttttttttttttggggggggggggttgtttgaaaaaaaaaaaaaaaaaaactcagtgtgTCACTTGTCCTGTGCTGTTTGCttagtgaaggttttatcactaggacataaTCATTGCAGGGACTAGCTGCCTCATGCCAAGCAGTCCGAtcacaccccctcctgtgataagcagctcactgctcATAGATAATTAGTTAAGGCGGAGGGCACACCATCATTGATAACTGATAGCGATACAATAGAGATGGGGTACGACACCTAGTCTGGATAGCAATCATGAACATCAAGAGAAGGAAGGCAAAACTAAGAAACGGTGTGCAAGAATCTGATCAATTCCCAGATATAGCAAACCTGGTGAAAGAGGGAAAGCCAGGGATCTGAACAAATGCCCCAAGATTGCAATGGGAAAGAAAGAGTGAATATACAACCTGATATAGGAGAGTGCAGAGAGGCTTAACAGCCTGTTGGATgcggtcatgattagtgttgagcattccgatactgcaagtatcgggtatcggccgatatttgctgtatcggaatttccgataccgagatccgatacttttgtggtatcgggtatcgcaacaacattaatgtaataatgtgtaaaataaagaattaaaataaaaaatattgctatactcacctctccgacgcagcctggacctcagcgagggaaccggcagcgttgtttgtttaaaattcgcgcttttacttggttacgtgaagtcccggcttgtgattggtcagggcggccatgttgccgggacgcggaccaatcacaagccgggacttcacgtaaccaagtaaaagcgcgaattttaaacaaacaacgctgccggttccctcgctgaggtccaggctgcgtcggacaggtgagtatagcga
This window harbors:
- the PAICS gene encoding bifunctional phosphoribosylaminoimidazole carboxylase/phosphoribosylaminoimidazole succinocarboxamide synthetase, which produces MESSGELRLGKKLNEGKTKEVYELLDHLGCVFMQSKDQITAGNAARKDHMEGKASISNKTTSCIFKLLQEAGIKTAFVKKCSATGFIATHCEMIPIEWVCRRIATGSFLKRNPGVPEGYKFYPPKVEMFFKDDANNDPQWSEEQLIAAKLNCAGLVIGQAEVDIMNHSTAAIFEILEKTWSTQDCTLVDMKIEFGVDVTKKEIVLADVIDNDSWRLWPSGDKTQQKDKQTYRDLKEITPEAMQMVKRNFEWVADKVELLLTSDGQGRVVVLMGSISDLAHCEKIKKSCANYGIPCELRVTSAHKGPDETLRIKAEYEGDGIPTVFVAVAGRSNGLGPVLSGNTAYPVINCPPLTADWGAQDVWSSLRMPSGLGCSTVLSPEAAAQFAAQIFGLKDHLVWSKLRSCTLNTWISLKQADAKLRQCSK